One part of the Papaver somniferum cultivar HN1 unplaced genomic scaffold, ASM357369v1 unplaced-scaffold_123, whole genome shotgun sequence genome encodes these proteins:
- the LOC113330983 gene encoding CLAVATA3/ESR (CLE)-related protein TDIF-like, with protein MDIDFLLALGGWCITSIPGCMATITITSSSSSSSSSSSSSSSSAHDRSIIKWDISKTLLVFLFFISFIFVTHLCNPNPTSVTDESKMMTAMDSSPLITRRFLSQPSTTSPTSTSHDDNHQHSSTNTMNLNPHGSSTRTKNSSKQFEASDHEVPSGPNPISNR; from the coding sequence atggatattgatttcttgttGGCTCTTGGGGGGTGGTGTATTACTAGTATTCCTGGTTGCATGGCAACAATTacaataacatcatcatcatcttcttcttcttcttcttcttcatcatcatcatcatcagctcaTGATCGGTCCATCATCAAATGGGACATTTCAAAAACATTACTTGTTTTCTTATTCTTTATAAGCTTTATCTTTGTTACTCATCTTTGTAACCCTAATCCAACATCGGTTACAGACGAATCGAAGATGATGACAGCCATGGATTCTTCACCGCTGATTACAAGAAGATTCTTGTCTCAACCATCTACAACTTCACCTACGTCCACGTCTCATGATGACAATCATCAACATAGTAGTACTAATACCATGAATTTGAATCCTCATGGCAGTAGTACTCGTACAAAGAATTCATCCAAACAGTTTGAAGCAAGTGACCATGAAGTCCCAAGTGGTCCAAATCCCATCTCTAACAGGTAG